The following coding sequences are from one Lolium rigidum isolate FL_2022 chromosome 6, APGP_CSIRO_Lrig_0.1, whole genome shotgun sequence window:
- the LOC124666084 gene encoding uncharacterized protein LOC124666084, which produces MSPIPIVLSCNVPTVDDFHWGYSLSLSESEPPLPPPRPLSIVSRRAFGVYPSDEADEVVKDLHFETHLVDAPGLSHLTVRGKGASFMDMIAVDDNLVVLASCFQPYQSPVYLVYDAVDQSITMIPSHPWLLPQHHLQPGEKHDTVDATRVLIARPPAPAGDDRSYALVNMAETSIYTGYNYEPDEKQDVLYVWRSSSLSPQWDLIRAKFPSKFKGDDVAHRYVNVLAFTCGGHAFWANLPHGLMYCRVDALLSPSTTGELKFGFIQLPVDHPPCPIQSAVELESEMYQTVGRSGDSSIKFVTIDGFVQLLNFRSCILKVWTLSPDKGMTGWTKRFLCLDSLADQDEFKKNGLPTDMVPMYPNLSAEEDDVVYFMLGKYTKCCQAHKRSKIRCKGYIPAAKNPLYHLRVDMRRGVLLASARLPESTSPCLSIASTSVVPSSMIQRGSMGRKGKRHCGDGNRKRGKRAFSQ; this is translated from the coding sequence ATGTCCCCCATCCCCATCGTGCTAAGCTGCAACGTGCCCACGGTCGACGACTTCCACTGGGGCTACTCCCTGAGCTTATCGGAATCGGAACCACCGcttccgccgccgcgccccctgaGCATTGTAAGCAGGCGGGCGTTCGGGGTGTACCCATCGGACGAGGCCGACGAGGTGGTGAAGGACCTGCACTTCGAGACGCATCTAGTAGATGCCCCAGGTTTGTCCCACCTGACGGTCCGAGGAAAAGGAGCAAGTTTTATGGACATGATTGCTGTCGACGACAACCTGGTCGTTCTCGCTTCGTGCTTCCAACCATACCAATCCCCAGTCTACCTCGTCTACGACGCTGTCGACCAGTCCATCACCATGATCCCCTCCCATCCTTGGTTACTGCCCCAGCACCACCTGCAGCCTGGGGAGAAGCACGACACAGTCGATGCGACACGCGTTCTCATCGCGCGCCCCCCAGCCCCAGCCGGCGACGACCGCAGCTATGCTCTGGTAAATATGGCGGAGACGAGCATCTACACCGGCTACAACTACGAGCCCGACGAGAAGCAGGACGTTCTCTACGTGTGGCGCTCCTCCTCCCTATCCCCGCAGTGGGATCTGATAAGAGCCAAATTCCCCTCCAAGTTCAAGGGAGACGATGTCGCCCACAGATACGTCAACGTCCTGGCCTTCACCTGCGGCGGCCACGCTTTCTGGGCCAATCTCCCGCACGGCCTTATGTACTGCAGGGTCGACGCCCTGCTCTCTCCCTCGACCACTGGTGAGCTCAAGTTTGGTTTCATCCAACTACCAGTCGACCACCCGCCCTGCCCCATCCAATCTGCAGTGGAGCTAGAATCCGAAATGTATCAGACAGTTGGCCGATCCGGAGACTCGTCCATCAAGTTCGTCACCATTGATGGCTTCGTCCAGCTCCTCAACTTCCGTAGCTGCATCTTGAAGGTCTGGACCCTCTCACCAGACAAGGGCATGACAGGATGGACCAAGCGCTTCCTCTGCCTGGACAGCCTCGCTGATCAAGATGAGTTCAAGAAGAATGGCCTGCCCACCGACATGGTGCCCATGTACCCCAACTTGAGCGCCGAGGAAGATGATGTTGTCTACTTCATGCTGGGAAAGTATACAAAGTGCTGCCAGGCGCACAAGCGCTCTAAGATCAGGTGCAAAGGCTATATCCCTGCCGCCAAAAATCCCCTGTACCACCTCCGCGTTGACATGCGCCGTGGTGTTCTCCTGGCCTCTGCGCGCCTCCCTGAATCAACTTCGCCTTGTTTGAGCATAGCCAGTACCTCCGTGGTGCCTTCATCAATGATTCAGAGAGGATCAATGGGTAGAAAGGGCAAGCGCCACTGTGGTGATGGCAATCGTAAACGAGGCAAACGAGCTTTCAGCCAGTGA